One genomic window of Camelina sativa cultivar DH55 chromosome 5, Cs, whole genome shotgun sequence includes the following:
- the LOC104785650 gene encoding uncharacterized protein LOC104785650, whose protein sequence is MDSVRMEMQHQRYRLRNLEEETLSYGEFKTYCFCLAIALWFYAPALLMESIVGSENVWLGPNSSLLVKPSSRFVQSIEVKELDYSKPGLMLYGFYENPSLSSVVNWSESRVFPLSHDMYKGWRYFFNKGTLFNITYKVEPQGSEVQLVVEEGTRLMPHSSLDKIPLHDTARSRNLIQGSGMITLEISTSSYYYVTVANLKRKDVEVELTIDVRAVVFDTKQSSYNCTFGNGECIFKLSAMSLVGSSIVVTSPGLSQGVSIEDEWNISISYEHRWVAYIIATGLVFCFILVATQCCGGEGDPTDDDSPRKPLLADKDGNAPFTNDDASLDGNDEEAGKESRCVCTICYDAPRDCFFLPCGHCVSCFRCGTKIKKAAGRCPICRRRMMKVKRNHKA, encoded by the exons ATGGATTCAGTTCGTATGGAAATGCAACATCAACGTTATCGATTACGTAACCTGGAAGAAGAGACCCTCTCGTATGGGGAGTTTAAGACTTACTGCTTCTGTCTCGCTATTGCACTGTGGTTCTACG CGCCGGCTCTTCTGATGGAGAGTATTGTCGGATCAGAAAATGTCTGGCTTGGACCCAATTCGTCCCTTCTTGTTAAACCAAGTTCCAGATTTGTCCAAAGCATTGAG GTGAAGGAGCTCGATTACTCTAAACCAGGGCTTATGCTTTATGGATTCTATGAGAATCCTTCTTTAAGCTCTGTGGTGAACTGGTCAGAATCCCGAGTGTTTCCTCTCTCACATGATATGTACAAG GGTTGGCGATACTTTTTTAATAAAGGGACTCTTTTTAACATCACCTATAAGGTTGAGCCACAGGGTTCTGAGGTTCAGCTTGTGGTCGAGGAAG GAACGCGACTCATGCCTCATTCGTCGTTGGACAAGATTCCATTGCATGACACCGCTAGGTCACGGAATCTAATTCAGG GGAGTGGTATGATTACATTGGAGATAAGTACGTCTTCATATTACTATGTTACTGTGGCTAACTTGAAGAGGAAGGACGTAGAG GTGGAACTGACTATTGATGTGAGGGCTGTGGTGTTTGACACTAAACAATCATCCTACAACTGTACCTTCGGCAATGGCGAGTGCATATTCAAACTCAGTGCAATGTCCCTTGTTGGAAGTTCTATAGTCGTAACTTCACCAGGACTGAGTCAG GGAGTATCCATCGAAGATGAATGGAACATCAGCATCTCATATGAACATAGATGGGTTGCATATATAATTGCCACAG GTCTGGTGTTTTGCTTCATACTTGTAGCTACACAGTGCTGTGGTGGAGAGGGAGATCCAACCGACGATGATTCACCAAGAAAACCTCTGCTTGCAGACAAAGATGGTAATGCACCTTTCACAAACGATGATGCTAGTTTGGATGGAAATGATGAGGAAGCAGGTAAGGAAAGTAGATGTGTCTGTACCATTTGTTATGATGCTCCAAGAGATTGTTTTTTCCTCCCATGCGGCCATTGCGTCTCCTGTTTTCGATGCGGAACAAA GATAAAAAAAGCTGCTGGGAGATGTCCAATATGTAGAAGGAGAATGATGAAAGTGAAGCGAAACCATAAAGCTTAA